AAGTATTTTAGTGGCAGGAGAAAATATGGGGCCTTCAAAATTGAAGAAGGCTTCTGATTTGAATATTGAGATCATTAATGAGGAGGAATTTTTAAATCGCATTAAGAAATGAAAGCGCTCAACATCTGGAATCAAACCAAGTCATTGCTTGTTACCTATAATTTTAAGGATGAGGACGATATCAAAGGTTTTAGAAGTGCGCTAGATAAGCAGCTCAATCAGAGTACCATTGAACGCGTGATAATTATTGTCAATGTGCCTAGAGGTATAGACAAAACAAAGCTGTCACCACATTTTTTGATTTATTATAATTCTCCATCAGATTATACCTGGCTTGGAAAGCTAAAGGATCATCAGCTTTCAACGGAGCTCAAGCGTTCATTCGATTTAATGCTTTCTTTTGGCAAGGTGCCCAGAAAAATAGAGCAATATTTGAATAAAATGGATATTTTGAAAAAGATTTTGGTAAATGCAGAGCTTACCAATGACCCAAGCTATGAGCTGGAATTGAATTCGGCCTCAGAAAATCCTACAGAGATTATAAATTTTGTAATAGAAACCCTTGAAAAAATAGATGTCAATGAGTCATAAATTTAAAGGCGTAGGAGTGGCCCTAGTTACCCCATTTACCTCAGATGGAAATATAGATTTTACCTCCTTAACAAAGCTCGTGGAACTACAGCTTGATGGAGGTACAGATTTTCTTGTTGTTCAGGGAACTACTGGTGAATCCCCTGTGCTTAGCCAAAAGGAAAAAATGGAAGTTTTACACCATGTGATGGAGGTAAATAATAAAAAGCTTCCTGTGGTCTATGGACTTGGCGGAAACCATACTGCGGATATTTGCAGTAAGCTCGGAACTCTCCCACAAGGAGTAGATGGGCTCTTATCTGTTTCACCCTATTACAATAAGCCTTTACAAAGAGGAATCGTAGCTCATTATAAAGAACTTGCAGCGCATACTGATTTGCCAATCATCCTGTATAATGTACCGGGAAGAACAAGCTCAAATGTCAGTGCTGAAACTACGCTTGAGCTGGCTGAAGTCGACAATATTGTAGCCATGAAAGAGGCTTCTGGAGACTTTGACCAGATCATGCAGATTGTTAAGTACAAACCTGATAATTTCACCGTGCTTTCTGGTGACGATGCCATAACATTGCCTTTAATATCCGTAGGGGTTGAGGGCGTAATATCCGTAGTGGCTAACGCGCTTCCGGAGCGATTTAGCAATATGGTACATTCTGGAATTTCAGGTGACTTTGCTACAGCGAATCAGGAGCATTATGACCTATTGGAAATTACCAAATTGATGTTTGCAGAGGGTAATCCAGGAGGTGTCAAGGAATCTTTGGTGTATCGAAATATTTGTAGCAATCACATGCGAATGCCTTTAGTGCCTGTTTCAGATGACTTGCGTTCAAAAATAAATGATCAAATGAAAGTACTTATGGGATGAAAAAGCTGCTGATGATATCGGGATTATTTGGTCTTTTGGCTTGTCAAACACAAGAAAAGGAAAGCAATAATCAGGTGTCGTCAATCCCGAAAACCTTAGCGGAAAAACCCTTAGTAATTGATAAAGGGCCTATCGAATTTAATGGGCTCATCGACGTTCAAAGCCTAAAT
This genomic window from Flavobacteriales bacterium contains:
- a CDS encoding 4-hydroxy-tetrahydrodipicolinate synthase, producing the protein MSHKFKGVGVALVTPFTSDGNIDFTSLTKLVELQLDGGTDFLVVQGTTGESPVLSQKEKMEVLHHVMEVNNKKLPVVYGLGGNHTADICSKLGTLPQGVDGLLSVSPYYNKPLQRGIVAHYKELAAHTDLPIILYNVPGRTSSNVSAETTLELAEVDNIVAMKEASGDFDQIMQIVKYKPDNFTVLSGDDAITLPLISVGVEGVISVVANALPERFSNMVHSGISGDFATANQEHYDLLEITKLMFAEGNPGGVKESLVYRNICSNHMRMPLVPVSDDLRSKINDQMKVLMG